A stretch of Kryptolebias marmoratus isolate JLee-2015 linkage group LG24, ASM164957v2, whole genome shotgun sequence DNA encodes these proteins:
- the tle2a gene encoding transducin-like enhancer protein 2a isoform X6: MFPQNRPPAPLQPPPGSSASVVAAAAAAAAAASGTPQSLKLTYPETLDRIKEEFQFLQTQYHSLKLECEKLATEKTEIQRHYVMYYEMSYGLNIEMHKQTEIAKRLNVICAQLIPFLSQEHQQQVVQAMERAKQVTMGELNASIGVRGLPPLPHSQQLQAQHLSQHAQGLPVGPHPSGLPHPGLALGGGSGLLALSGALGAQLAAKDERAHLEAAAASLAAAEHHRDREAGPSSLSNGDKGRSADYLSNGKKRKADEKEFMTDYGSDADKSDDNLVVDEDPSSPHSVQSYSSRENGLDKMPPSRKEGPPQASPTSLASSSSATSPSRGKDPPQREKSSTPGMKPGTPMSQESNTPGPSGPPQFRPVPGKPGVDPLALGLRNPLAVQGAYPPGAFGLPPPGVNGDLPGTAGYGAGLHLVSPQMNGAAAAAAAAAAAAAGYGRSPVVGYESPHPHMRVPGLPASLQSASGKPAYSFHVSADGQMQPVPFPPDALLGPGIPRHARQIHTLSHGEVVCAVTISTSTRHVYTGGKGCVKVWDISQPGSKSPMAQLDCLNRDNYIRSCKLLSDGRTLIVGGEASTLSIWDLATPTPRIKAELTSSAPACYALAISPDNKVCFSCCSDGNIVVWDLHNQTLVR, translated from the exons GCACCTCTGCAGCCACCTCCGGGGTCTTCTGCCTCAGTGGTGGCAGCtgcagccgcagcagcagccgcagcgTCGGGGACGCCTCAGTCACTGAAACTTACCTACCCCGAAACTCTGGATCGCATCAAGGAGGAGTTTCAGTTCCTCCAGACACAGTACCACAG TTTGAAACTGGAGTGTGAGAAACTGGCCACAGAGAAGACTGAGATCCAAAGACACTACGTTATG TATTATGAAATGTCCTACGGCCTTAACATTGAAATGCACAAACAG ACGGAGATTGCCAAGCGGTTGAACGTGATCTGTGCTCAGCTCATCCCCTTCCTGTCACAGGAG CACCAGCAACAGGTGGTCCAGGCCATGGAACGCGCCAAACAGGTGACCATGGGGGAGCTAAATGCTTCGATAGGGGTACGTGGGCTCCCCCCTCTGCCTCATAGC cagcagcttcaggcgCAGCACCTATCCCAGCACGCTCAGGGCTTGCCGGTGGGTCCACACCCATCGGGACTGCCCCACCCCGGCCTGGCGCTCGGCGGAGGGTCCGGCTTGCTTGCCCTGTCTGGTGCTTTGGGGGCACAGCTGGCTGCCAAAGACGAGAGGGCGCACCTGGAGGCGGCGGCCGCCTCCCTCGCCGCCGCAGAGCACCACAGAG ACCGCGAAGCAGGACCA AGCTCTCTTTCCAACGGGGATAAGGGTCGTTCAGCAGACTACCTCAGCAACGGCAAGAAGAGGAAAGCAGACGAGAAGGAGTTTATGACGGACTAT GGCAGCGATGCAGATAAGAGCGATGATAATTTGGTGGTGGATGAG GACCCATCATCCCCCCACAGCGTGCAGTCCTACTCTTCACGGGAGAATGGTTTGGATAAGATGCCCCCGTCTCGTAAGGAGGGGCCCCCGCAGGCCAGCCCCACCTCTCTGGCGTCGTCCAGCAGCGCTACCTCCCCCTCACGTGGCAAAGACCCCCCACAG AGAGAAAAGTCCAGCACTCCAGGTATGAAGCCAGGGACCCCCATGTCTCAAGAGTCCAACACCCCAGGACCAAGTGGGCCTCCGCAGTTCAGACCTGTTCCGGGCAAGCCTGGCGTAGACCCCCTTG CTCTGGGCCTGAGAAACCCCCTGGCGGTGCAGGGAGCGTACCCTCCAGGAGCTTTTGGCCTCCCTCCTCCGGGGGTGAATGGCGACCTGCCCGGGACGGCGGGCTACGGCGCCGGGCTCCACTTGGTTTCGCCCCAGATGAAcggagcggcggcggcggcggcggcagcagctgcagctgctgcaggctaCGGACGGTCCCCCGTG GTGGGCTATGAGTCTCCACACCCACATATGAGGGTCCCTGGGCTTCCTGCCAGCCTGCAGTCAGCTTCAGGAAAACc TGCCTACTCGTTCCACGTGAGCGCAGACGGTCAGATGCAGCCCGTGCCGTTTCCCCCAGACGCCCTGCTGGGGCCGGGAATCCCGCGTCACGCCCGCCAGATCCACACGCTGAGCCACGGAGAGGTGGTGTGCGCCGTCACCATCAGCACCTCGACGCGCCACGTTTACACCGGAGGCAAGGGCTGCGTCAAGGTGTGGGACATCAGCCAGCCAGGGAGCAAGAGTCCCATGGCTCAGCTGGACTGTCTG AACAGGGATAACTACATCCGCTCCTGCAAGCTGCTCTCTGACGGGCGAACCTTGATTGTTGGCGGCGAGGCCAGCACGCTGTCCATCTGGGatttggccacgcccactccCCGCATCAAGGCGGAGCTGACGTCGTCTGCGCCGGCCTGCTACGCCCTGGCCATCTCCCCCGACAACAAGGTGTGCTTCTCCTGCTGCAGCGACGGCAACATCGTGGTCTGGGACCTCCACAACCAGACGCTGGTCAGGTGA
- the tle2a gene encoding transducin-like enhancer protein 2a isoform X3, whose product MFPQNRPPAPLQPPPGSSASVVAAAAAAAAAASGTPQSLKLTYPETLDRIKEEFQFLQTQYHSLKLECEKLATEKTEIQRHYVMYYEMSYGLNIEMHKQTEIAKRLNVICAQLIPFLSQEHQQQVVQAMERAKQVTMGELNASIGQQLQAQHLSQHAQGLPVGPHPSGLPHPGLALGGGSGLLALSGALGAQLAAKDERAHLEAAAASLAAAEHHRDREAGPSSLSNGDKGRSADYLSNGKKRKADEKEFMTDYGSDADKSDDNLVVDEDPSSPHSVQSYSSRENGLDKMPPSRKEGPPQASPTSLASSSSATSPSRGKDPPQREKSSTPGMKPGTPMSQESNTPGPSGPPQFRPVPGKPGVDPLALGLRNPLAVQGAYPPGAFGLPPPGVNGDLPGTAGYGAGLHLVSPQMNGAAAAAAAAAAAAAGYGRSPVVGYESPHPHMRVPGLPASLQSASGKPAYSFHVSADGQMQPVPFPPDALLGPGIPRHARQIHTLSHGEVVCAVTISTSTRHVYTGGKGCVKVWDISQPGSKSPMAQLDCLNRDNYIRSCKLLSDGRTLIVGGEASTLSIWDLATPTPRIKAELTSSAPACYALAISPDNKVCFSCCSDGNIVVWDLHNQTLVRQFQGHTDGASCIDISNDGTKLWTGGLDNTVRCWDLREGRQLQQHDFTSQIFSLGYCPTGEWLAVGMESSNVEVLHVSKPDKYQLHLHESCVLSLKFAYCGKWFVSTGKDNLLNAWRTPYGSSIFQSKESSSVLSCDISPDDQFIVTGSGDKKATVYEVIY is encoded by the exons GCACCTCTGCAGCCACCTCCGGGGTCTTCTGCCTCAGTGGTGGCAGCtgcagccgcagcagcagccgcagcgTCGGGGACGCCTCAGTCACTGAAACTTACCTACCCCGAAACTCTGGATCGCATCAAGGAGGAGTTTCAGTTCCTCCAGACACAGTACCACAG TTTGAAACTGGAGTGTGAGAAACTGGCCACAGAGAAGACTGAGATCCAAAGACACTACGTTATG TATTATGAAATGTCCTACGGCCTTAACATTGAAATGCACAAACAG ACGGAGATTGCCAAGCGGTTGAACGTGATCTGTGCTCAGCTCATCCCCTTCCTGTCACAGGAG CACCAGCAACAGGTGGTCCAGGCCATGGAACGCGCCAAACAGGTGACCATGGGGGAGCTAAATGCTTCGATAGGG cagcagcttcaggcgCAGCACCTATCCCAGCACGCTCAGGGCTTGCCGGTGGGTCCACACCCATCGGGACTGCCCCACCCCGGCCTGGCGCTCGGCGGAGGGTCCGGCTTGCTTGCCCTGTCTGGTGCTTTGGGGGCACAGCTGGCTGCCAAAGACGAGAGGGCGCACCTGGAGGCGGCGGCCGCCTCCCTCGCCGCCGCAGAGCACCACAGAG ACCGCGAAGCAGGACCA AGCTCTCTTTCCAACGGGGATAAGGGTCGTTCAGCAGACTACCTCAGCAACGGCAAGAAGAGGAAAGCAGACGAGAAGGAGTTTATGACGGACTAT GGCAGCGATGCAGATAAGAGCGATGATAATTTGGTGGTGGATGAG GACCCATCATCCCCCCACAGCGTGCAGTCCTACTCTTCACGGGAGAATGGTTTGGATAAGATGCCCCCGTCTCGTAAGGAGGGGCCCCCGCAGGCCAGCCCCACCTCTCTGGCGTCGTCCAGCAGCGCTACCTCCCCCTCACGTGGCAAAGACCCCCCACAG AGAGAAAAGTCCAGCACTCCAGGTATGAAGCCAGGGACCCCCATGTCTCAAGAGTCCAACACCCCAGGACCAAGTGGGCCTCCGCAGTTCAGACCTGTTCCGGGCAAGCCTGGCGTAGACCCCCTTG CTCTGGGCCTGAGAAACCCCCTGGCGGTGCAGGGAGCGTACCCTCCAGGAGCTTTTGGCCTCCCTCCTCCGGGGGTGAATGGCGACCTGCCCGGGACGGCGGGCTACGGCGCCGGGCTCCACTTGGTTTCGCCCCAGATGAAcggagcggcggcggcggcggcggcagcagctgcagctgctgcaggctaCGGACGGTCCCCCGTG GTGGGCTATGAGTCTCCACACCCACATATGAGGGTCCCTGGGCTTCCTGCCAGCCTGCAGTCAGCTTCAGGAAAACc TGCCTACTCGTTCCACGTGAGCGCAGACGGTCAGATGCAGCCCGTGCCGTTTCCCCCAGACGCCCTGCTGGGGCCGGGAATCCCGCGTCACGCCCGCCAGATCCACACGCTGAGCCACGGAGAGGTGGTGTGCGCCGTCACCATCAGCACCTCGACGCGCCACGTTTACACCGGAGGCAAGGGCTGCGTCAAGGTGTGGGACATCAGCCAGCCAGGGAGCAAGAGTCCCATGGCTCAGCTGGACTGTCTG AACAGGGATAACTACATCCGCTCCTGCAAGCTGCTCTCTGACGGGCGAACCTTGATTGTTGGCGGCGAGGCCAGCACGCTGTCCATCTGGGatttggccacgcccactccCCGCATCAAGGCGGAGCTGACGTCGTCTGCGCCGGCCTGCTACGCCCTGGCCATCTCCCCCGACAACAAGGTGTGCTTCTCCTGCTGCAGCGACGGCAACATCGTGGTCTGGGACCTCCACAACCAGACGCTGGTCAG GCAGTTCCAGGGCCACACAGACGGGGCGAGCTGCATCGACATCTCCAACGACGGCACCAAACTCTGGACCGGAGGGCTGGACAACACGGTCCGCTGCTGGGACCTCCGAGAGGGacggcagctgcagcagcacgaCTTCACCTCACAG ATCTTCTCTCTGGGCTACTGTCCGACGGGCGAGTGGCTCGCCGTGGGGATGGAGAGCAGCAACGTGGAAGTCCTGCACGTCTCCAAACCCGACAAGTACCAGCTGCACCTCCACGAGAGCTGCGTCCTCTCCCTCAAATTCGCCTACTGCG GTAAATGGTTTGTGAGCACAGGAAAAGATAACCTTCTGAATGCCTGGCGGACACCCTACGGATCCAGCATATTCCAG TCCAAGGAGTCCTCGTCGGTCCTCAGCTGTGACATCTCACCCGACGACCAGTTCATCGTCACCGGCTCCGGGGACAAGAAGGCCACAGTCTATGAAGTCATCTACTGA